The Bacillus oleivorans genome has a window encoding:
- a CDS encoding S-layer homology domain-containing protein produces the protein MNLSKKIRNLLTIFATVLLVFTTLKSAEASFTDVNKNYTEAVDYLISQNATSGISETQFGTDLTIKRIDAAVMIAKVVGLTIGQAPNAGFTDVPQERQAYVNALVEAGIFHGKTSTRFGTYDTMTREEMAKVIASAYDLVASEGAVLPFTDVSDRFYPYVAALYENGVASGKDADTFGTGNVTRGEFALFIYRAANGTEPEVIGVY, from the coding sequence TTGAACCTATCAAAAAAAATCAGAAATTTACTAACGATTTTTGCGACAGTACTACTTGTATTTACAACTTTAAAATCAGCCGAAGCATCATTCACAGATGTCAACAAAAATTACACAGAAGCAGTTGACTACCTCATCAGCCAAAACGCAACGAGCGGAATTAGCGAGACTCAATTTGGAACGGATCTTACAATTAAACGAATTGATGCTGCTGTAATGATTGCAAAAGTGGTGGGTCTTACAATAGGTCAAGCACCAAACGCTGGTTTTACAGATGTTCCCCAAGAGAGACAAGCATATGTAAATGCTCTTGTTGAAGCAGGGATTTTTCACGGGAAGACATCAACTCGATTTGGTACATACGATACAATGACACGTGAAGAGATGGCTAAGGTCATAGCAAGCGCATATGATTTAGTTGCTAGTGAGGGTGCAGTACTTCCATTTACAGATGTAAGTGATCGGTTTTATCCATATGTGGCTGCCCTTTATGAAAATGGTGTGGCTTCAGGGAAAGATGCAGATACTTTTGGTACGGGGAATGTGACTCGTGGTGAATTTGCTTTGTTTATTTATCGGGCAGCTAATGGAACTGAACCTGAGGTAATAGGTGTATATTAA
- a CDS encoding MBOAT family O-acyltransferase → MIFNSFEFIFLFLPIVFIVYFLFNKINFTISKVWLLFASLFFYGYWNPSYLPLILVSLVVNFIIGSLLSKRHVHSFRKTILTIGIIFNVCLLGYYKYYDFFVENVNTFFGTNLPILNLLLPLAISFYTFQQIAYLVDSYRRETEDYNFLNYGIFVTFFPQLIAGPIVHHSDVMPQFADRKNRKINYENISLGLFIFAIGLFKKVVLADTFAIWANKGYAMTESLTFLDSWATALAYTFQLYFDFSGYSDMAIGLALLFNIKLPINFNSPYKALDIQDFWRRWHITLSGFLTKYIYIPLGGNRKGSTRTYINIFLIFFISGIWHGAGWTFILWGTLHGLASIIARLWKKAGFKLNKWIAWFITFQFVNATWVFFRAPSISEALNVLKAMIGLNGVYLPKEIKVYLPNISSENFYQFPLEQSLVFIFSSLLIGMILAFLMRNSIELTKNMKPNWFNAIFTSALLLYCFTQLLNVSEFLYFNF, encoded by the coding sequence GTGATTTTTAACTCATTTGAGTTTATTTTTCTTTTTCTTCCGATTGTATTTATCGTTTATTTTCTATTCAATAAAATAAATTTTACCATCTCAAAGGTATGGCTGTTATTTGCGTCTTTGTTTTTCTATGGGTATTGGAATCCAAGTTATTTACCGCTCATTTTGGTTTCCCTAGTCGTTAACTTTATCATTGGAAGTCTTTTGTCTAAAAGGCATGTACATTCATTTAGAAAAACCATCCTTACTATTGGGATTATATTTAACGTTTGCTTACTTGGATACTATAAGTATTACGATTTCTTTGTAGAAAATGTAAATACTTTCTTTGGAACGAACTTACCGATTTTAAACTTACTTTTACCACTAGCTATTAGCTTTTATACGTTCCAACAAATTGCGTACTTAGTCGATTCCTATCGCAGGGAGACGGAAGACTATAACTTTTTAAATTACGGGATCTTTGTTACCTTTTTCCCTCAATTAATAGCCGGACCTATTGTCCATCATAGTGATGTTATGCCTCAATTTGCGGACCGTAAAAATCGTAAAATCAACTATGAGAATATTTCATTGGGGCTATTTATCTTTGCTATCGGTCTCTTTAAAAAAGTTGTATTAGCAGATACGTTTGCGATTTGGGCAAACAAAGGGTACGCCATGACTGAGTCTCTTACCTTTTTAGACTCTTGGGCAACTGCACTCGCTTATACTTTCCAACTTTATTTTGATTTTAGCGGTTATTCTGATATGGCGATTGGACTAGCCCTGTTATTTAACATTAAGCTGCCAATCAACTTTAATTCTCCTTACAAAGCGCTTGATATTCAGGACTTTTGGAGACGCTGGCATATTACGTTATCAGGTTTTTTAACAAAGTATATTTATATTCCCCTAGGTGGGAACCGAAAAGGATCAACAAGGACTTATATTAATATCTTTCTTATCTTCTTTATTAGCGGAATATGGCATGGAGCCGGATGGACGTTTATCCTTTGGGGAACGTTGCATGGTCTTGCTAGTATCATTGCAAGACTGTGGAAGAAAGCTGGTTTTAAATTAAATAAATGGATAGCCTGGTTTATTACATTCCAATTTGTGAATGCTACCTGGGTGTTTTTTAGGGCACCATCTATCAGTGAGGCTTTAAATGTACTGAAGGCCATGATCGGGTTGAATGGAGTTTATCTTCCGAAAGAAATCAAGGTCTATCTGCCAAACATTAGTTCCGAAAACTTCTATCAATTTCCGCTTGAACAGAGCCTTGTCTTTATCTTTAGCAGTCTGTTAATCGGAATGATCCTTGCCTTCTTAATGAGAAATTCGATTGAACTGACAAAGAATATGAAGCCAAATTGGTTCAATGCCATTTTTACTTCAGCCTTATTGCTCTATTGTTTTACACAGCTTTTAAATGTCAGCGAGTTTCTATACTTTAATTTCTAA
- a CDS encoding carboxypeptidase regulatory-like domain-containing protein, with protein sequence MSYKPKTHRKFMATAATATLVATAVAPVASAAEFTDVSSKYKEAVDYLVAKEITSGLTPTQFGVSKEIKRADAAVMIAKALGLDGTNAPASGFTDVPDRAVKAVNALKAAGIVNGKTATTFGAHDSLTRGEMALILAKAYEISGDVELKFTDVIGTRYEAAVQAMVANEITSGKTATSFAVGQNITRGEFAIFLHKADTLEVLASGIAGFVFDGSKPVTGATVKIAGKTAKTNEEGYYELLNVQPGSHTVSVEANGYKTVTAANVKVVADEVTSFTTDIDGQEIDTTAIAVSGVVIDGETGAAINGADVTLESYDEVAKAWTKVAGVTTIAGSYVIDQEDASSKLQLGAEYRLTVSFDGYKDNVQTITLDSQEVANVLNGIELDDIEVLDITGTVTDAAGKVVSGAEVTVYDAQGTEVATTTTNTEGKYSVADVQLVSGTYNVVVDHAGSAVSYTEFTVQEGTNATHNVKLEAGYTVSAGFGTVSLSDSFNAEATYTLEILNGNTVIGKQDVTGSDSTLSFDFSRIAPGQYTLRLSGDFVETKEFSVTVDGNETVEERVTPAGTVSGTTAVANGVKVDLIDVNGNVVDSTEVVNGTYTFTSVSAGTYKVQASGADFVAETSAEFTVSKNTNTEVPALDLDNVVTTGDVAGYVRTSGTLTAVAGATVTYYDEKGEEVATVTTNASGAYSLSDLAAGTYEVVVRGTGVETYTTAQAVKAGDNLSAVNYAVTKGGNASLKLSVVDSEGKPVDVAINGFDLADAFVDPTSPQVGTWEGAAAVSNTITFNNLPAGTYELNIDVASAEFVDVEKAVSVAKGEAAELKIVVDKVAAQRDVNFRVVDEANANVNGAKVVVFKADGSIKEILTTSAGTAELALVDGNYTLAVYQNGYLAAEKEITVAGAAVNVPVIQLTPVK encoded by the coding sequence ATGTCTTACAAGCCAAAGACACATCGCAAATTTATGGCAACTGCAGCAACTGCCACTTTAGTAGCAACTGCAGTAGCACCAGTAGCATCTGCTGCAGAATTTACAGATGTTTCATCTAAATATAAAGAAGCAGTAGATTACTTAGTTGCAAAAGAAATCACTTCAGGATTAACTCCAACACAATTCGGAGTTTCCAAAGAAATTAAACGCGCTGATGCAGCTGTTATGATTGCTAAAGCTCTTGGACTTGATGGTACAAACGCACCAGCTTCTGGATTTACGGATGTTCCAGACCGTGCGGTTAAAGCGGTTAATGCTCTTAAAGCAGCTGGTATTGTAAACGGTAAAACAGCAACTACTTTCGGTGCGCATGATTCATTAACTCGTGGAGAAATGGCACTTATACTTGCCAAAGCATATGAAATCAGCGGAGATGTTGAACTTAAGTTCACAGATGTAATTGGAACTCGTTACGAAGCAGCAGTTCAAGCTATGGTAGCTAACGAAATCACAAGCGGTAAAACGGCTACTTCTTTCGCTGTAGGACAAAACATTACTCGTGGTGAATTCGCGATCTTCTTACATAAAGCGGATACATTAGAAGTATTAGCATCTGGTATTGCCGGGTTCGTATTTGACGGTTCTAAGCCTGTTACAGGTGCAACTGTTAAAATCGCTGGCAAAACGGCTAAAACAAACGAAGAAGGGTACTATGAACTTCTTAATGTTCAACCAGGCAGCCATACAGTATCAGTTGAAGCAAATGGATATAAAACCGTTACTGCTGCGAATGTAAAAGTGGTTGCTGATGAAGTAACTTCTTTCACTACAGACATTGATGGCCAAGAAATTGATACGACTGCGATCGCCGTTTCTGGTGTCGTAATTGATGGAGAAACAGGAGCAGCTATTAACGGAGCCGATGTTACACTTGAATCTTATGATGAAGTGGCAAAAGCTTGGACAAAAGTGGCTGGAGTTACAACTATTGCAGGAAGTTACGTTATTGATCAAGAAGACGCATCATCAAAATTACAATTAGGTGCTGAATATCGCTTAACTGTAAGCTTTGATGGTTACAAAGATAACGTTCAAACGATTACTCTTGATAGCCAAGAAGTAGCTAACGTTCTTAACGGAATTGAACTTGATGATATTGAAGTGTTGGATATCACAGGAACTGTTACGGATGCAGCTGGTAAAGTAGTAAGTGGTGCAGAAGTAACTGTTTACGATGCTCAAGGTACTGAAGTAGCAACAACTACTACCAATACTGAAGGTAAATATAGTGTTGCGGATGTTCAATTAGTAAGTGGTACTTACAACGTTGTGGTTGACCATGCTGGTTCAGCTGTATCTTATACAGAATTCACTGTTCAAGAAGGAACGAACGCAACACATAATGTAAAACTTGAAGCAGGATACACGGTTTCTGCCGGATTTGGGACTGTATCCTTAAGTGATAGTTTCAATGCTGAAGCAACTTACACTTTGGAGATTTTAAATGGCAACACTGTGATCGGTAAACAAGATGTAACAGGTTCTGATTCAACATTATCATTTGATTTTTCTAGAATTGCTCCAGGACAATATACATTAAGACTTTCTGGTGATTTTGTTGAAACAAAAGAATTTTCTGTAACAGTTGACGGTAATGAAACGGTTGAAGAAAGAGTCACTCCAGCTGGAACTGTTTCAGGTACAACTGCGGTTGCAAATGGTGTGAAAGTTGATTTAATTGATGTAAATGGAAATGTAGTAGATTCTACTGAAGTTGTGAATGGTACTTATACATTTACTAGTGTTTCTGCAGGCACTTATAAAGTACAAGCTTCAGGGGCTGACTTTGTCGCTGAAACTTCAGCTGAATTTACAGTGAGCAAAAACACGAACACTGAAGTACCTGCATTAGATCTTGATAATGTAGTTACAACAGGTGACGTTGCCGGTTACGTTCGTACAAGCGGTACACTTACTGCTGTAGCAGGTGCAACCGTTACTTACTACGATGAAAAAGGTGAAGAAGTAGCGACTGTAACTACTAATGCAAGCGGTGCGTATAGCTTATCAGACCTTGCTGCAGGAACTTATGAAGTAGTAGTTCGCGGTACGGGTGTTGAAACTTACACAACTGCTCAAGCCGTTAAAGCTGGAGATAACTTGTCAGCTGTAAACTATGCAGTCACTAAAGGCGGAAATGCTTCTCTTAAACTTTCTGTTGTTGATAGTGAAGGTAAGCCAGTTGATGTAGCTATTAATGGATTTGATTTAGCAGATGCATTTGTAGACCCAACTTCTCCGCAAGTAGGTACATGGGAAGGTGCAGCAGCTGTATCCAACACCATTACATTTAATAACCTACCAGCGGGAACTTACGAGCTTAACATTGATGTAGCATCTGCAGAATTCGTAGATGTTGAAAAGGCTGTTTCCGTAGCTAAAGGTGAAGCGGCTGAGCTTAAAATCGTTGTTGATAAAGTAGCTGCTCAACGTGATGTTAACTTCCGTGTTGTTGACGAAGCCAATGCAAACGTTAATGGTGCGAAAGTGGTAGTCTTTAAAGCAGACGGCAGCATTAAAGAAATCCTAACAACTTCTGCTGGAACTGCTGAACTAGCATTAGTCGACGGAAACTACACACTAGCCGTCTACCAAAACGGATACCTTGCAGCTGAAAAAGAAATCACAGTAGCCGGCGCAGCTGTTAACGTACCTGTTATTCAATTAACACCTGTTAAATAA
- a CDS encoding sigma 54-interacting transcriptional regulator, which yields MLVKDAMTRTSIKFFENDYIDRVAKRLLKSQMKGGVVYNAKDELTGCFSEHDILEGLVKEKKVLSEIYQTSFYFLNELDEIKKIKLKDQDVWPVQNINGQITGFLTKGQYLSAYARASQLEISRLDAIFNSAHNGILSIDLEGKITSINPSAEKMAMTTKEKAIGRFLTDVVTPSGLLDVIRTGKGHTEKYRVGKRKYLTHRTPLYDGKNLAGAVGVFQDISEIEFISNELESVKQLLKEQDTILDNSTDGICITDGNGNIIKSNQSFRELFEIDHNVPWETPEYIKEIVHQVEVKGRSYNVMETSKETKNSLIITANPIKNSSNQIERVVINVRDMTEFDALRNELEKTKSILEHMHLSEKPEFFIAQSLEMKRLIETVEQVAKVDVTVLLTGESGVGKEEIAKLIQKASSRADQPFIKVNCGAIPETLMESELFGYEGGAFTGALKKGKAGLFEQANNGTLFLDEIGEIPNRLQVKLLRVLQEMEITRVGSATPTKIDVRVIAATNRDLQELVLEGSFREDLFYRLNVIPISIPPLRRRVEDIPLLIDMYSKKFTAKYGKHLRFSKKAIQVLTSYQWPGNVRELVNIIERIFVTATNFEVKEQDVLSLFGKTEEQKTDVNKSIIVNKVLPLKEAVEELERELIYKAALSEKSYRGIARALEVNPSTIVRKVKKFERGSLRT from the coding sequence TTGCTAGTTAAAGATGCGATGACTCGTACTTCTATTAAATTTTTTGAAAACGATTACATCGATAGAGTTGCAAAAAGATTGCTCAAATCCCAAATGAAAGGCGGGGTTGTTTATAACGCTAAAGATGAGTTGACCGGGTGTTTTTCAGAGCATGACATTTTAGAGGGTTTGGTGAAAGAGAAAAAAGTATTGTCTGAAATTTATCAGACCAGCTTTTATTTCCTTAATGAATTAGATGAAATAAAGAAAATAAAACTTAAAGATCAGGATGTCTGGCCTGTTCAAAACATAAATGGACAGATAACGGGATTTCTGACAAAAGGGCAATATCTATCAGCATATGCCAGAGCTTCTCAGCTGGAAATTAGCCGCCTTGATGCCATTTTTAATTCTGCACATAATGGCATTCTTTCCATTGATTTGGAGGGGAAAATTACTTCGATTAATCCTTCGGCAGAAAAAATGGCTATGACAACAAAAGAAAAAGCAATTGGAAGATTTCTGACAGATGTGGTTACACCGAGTGGCCTATTGGATGTTATTCGGACAGGCAAAGGCCATACAGAAAAATATCGAGTTGGAAAAAGAAAGTATTTAACTCATAGAACACCTCTTTATGATGGAAAAAATCTTGCAGGTGCGGTTGGAGTTTTTCAGGATATTTCTGAAATAGAATTTATATCCAATGAACTGGAATCTGTTAAACAACTTTTAAAAGAGCAAGACACGATTTTGGATAATTCAACTGACGGTATTTGCATTACAGACGGAAACGGAAACATTATTAAAAGCAATCAAAGTTTTCGTGAGCTTTTTGAGATTGATCATAATGTACCGTGGGAGACTCCGGAATATATAAAAGAGATTGTTCATCAGGTAGAAGTAAAAGGCAGATCGTATAACGTGATGGAAACCAGCAAAGAAACCAAAAACTCTTTAATAATAACGGCAAACCCAATAAAAAATAGCAGTAATCAGATTGAAAGAGTAGTAATCAATGTAAGAGATATGACTGAATTCGATGCATTAAGAAATGAACTTGAAAAAACGAAGTCTATTTTGGAACATATGCACCTTTCTGAGAAACCAGAATTCTTTATTGCCCAATCTTTAGAGATGAAGAGACTGATAGAAACTGTTGAACAAGTAGCCAAAGTGGATGTAACGGTGCTTTTAACAGGGGAGTCGGGAGTGGGGAAAGAGGAAATTGCGAAGCTAATTCAAAAGGCAAGTTCGAGGGCAGATCAGCCATTTATTAAGGTTAACTGCGGGGCAATTCCTGAAACACTTATGGAATCAGAATTATTTGGTTATGAAGGCGGTGCATTTACAGGTGCTTTAAAGAAGGGCAAAGCAGGATTGTTTGAACAAGCAAATAATGGAACTCTTTTCCTGGATGAGATTGGAGAAATACCTAACCGCCTGCAGGTTAAGCTTTTGCGGGTACTGCAGGAAATGGAGATAACCCGGGTAGGTTCGGCAACACCAACAAAGATAGATGTCCGTGTCATTGCTGCTACAAACAGAGATCTGCAGGAACTGGTTTTAGAAGGAAGCTTTCGGGAGGATTTATTTTATCGGCTTAATGTTATTCCAATATCCATTCCTCCTTTGAGAAGGAGAGTTGAAGATATTCCGCTTCTTATCGATATGTACTCCAAAAAATTTACGGCGAAATATGGCAAACATCTCAGATTTTCAAAAAAAGCCATACAAGTCCTTACAAGTTATCAGTGGCCAGGAAATGTAAGAGAACTTGTAAACATCATAGAAAGAATTTTCGTAACAGCAACAAATTTTGAAGTGAAGGAGCAAGATGTTCTCTCCTTATTTGGTAAAACGGAAGAACAAAAAACGGATGTCAACAAATCTATTATTGTAAACAAAGTTTTACCTTTAAAAGAAGCTGTAGAAGAACTGGAAAGAGAGCTTATCTATAAGGCAGCACTATCTGAAAAGTCCTATCGGGGTATTGCCAGGGCTCTTGAAGTAAATCCTTCCACTATCGTACGGAAGGTGAAAAAATTTGAAAGGGGATCTTTAAGAACATGA
- a CDS encoding CoA-binding protein — MRTLQPIVSPKSIAIIGASERFHHNAGRVMINLQKSNFTGEIYLVNPNYESISGIQSYPSVLDIKEEIDLACVIVPYIHTQKILKECVKKQVKSVIIISSGFSESGADGIVREKELQKIIKGTETAVYGPNSPGFYHYIANWGISFSPRFEPKNFRKGSVGLISHGGSLGRAVLDANEKGLGFSYWLSPGNEMDINMNDCFEFLIHDPSTETILLIIESVSEEERFFRLLHQAYIKQKPVILLPIGHSKISRIAVKHHLGRHNDYAIPWDMVHHPGLIKAQSIDEVVAVSWLFDTYKKARGERTVIFSWAGATSIYLADLCAKYGISLPSLSADLQKQMTHITGIEKAFMNPLDLTTIVYDDLSKLTCCLEVLLESGDFDNIIVPFPFQVDYQNEILARKVQKLMHESNCIFIPIFMSQGYQNELAIDILKETKKPYFIHENTAIKSFSAYVNYSACHNREDGQNEKTFKSG, encoded by the coding sequence ATGAGAACATTACAGCCCATTGTCTCCCCTAAAAGTATTGCAATCATAGGTGCTTCAGAAAGATTCCATCATAATGCTGGACGTGTGATGATTAATCTTCAGAAATCTAATTTCACCGGTGAAATTTATCTCGTTAACCCTAACTATGAAAGTATTTCCGGAATTCAAAGTTATCCAAGTGTACTTGATATAAAAGAAGAGATTGATCTGGCTTGTGTCATTGTTCCTTACATACATACCCAAAAAATCTTAAAAGAATGTGTTAAGAAGCAAGTGAAAAGCGTCATCATTATTAGCTCGGGTTTTTCTGAAAGTGGCGCTGATGGAATTGTAAGGGAGAAGGAACTCCAGAAAATTATAAAGGGAACAGAAACAGCGGTTTATGGACCTAACTCACCTGGTTTCTACCATTATATCGCGAATTGGGGAATTTCTTTTTCCCCCCGTTTTGAACCTAAAAATTTCCGAAAAGGATCGGTTGGATTAATCAGCCATGGAGGCAGCCTTGGAAGGGCTGTTCTGGATGCAAACGAAAAAGGTCTTGGTTTTTCCTATTGGCTTTCTCCAGGGAATGAAATGGATATCAACATGAATGACTGCTTCGAATTTTTAATTCATGACCCATCTACAGAAACAATTCTATTAATTATTGAATCCGTTTCTGAAGAGGAGAGGTTTTTCCGTCTGCTTCACCAAGCTTACATCAAACAAAAACCAGTCATACTTCTTCCAATTGGACATTCGAAGATATCGCGTATAGCGGTAAAGCATCATCTTGGCAGACATAATGATTATGCAATCCCATGGGATATGGTACATCATCCGGGGTTAATAAAAGCGCAAAGTATTGATGAAGTGGTAGCAGTTTCCTGGCTGTTTGATACATACAAAAAAGCAAGAGGAGAGCGCACAGTCATTTTTTCATGGGCAGGAGCCACCTCGATTTACTTGGCTGATTTATGCGCAAAGTATGGAATCTCGCTTCCTTCACTATCAGCAGATCTTCAGAAACAAATGACTCATATTACCGGGATTGAAAAAGCATTCATGAACCCACTGGATTTGACTACGATTGTTTATGATGATTTATCGAAGCTAACCTGCTGTTTGGAGGTTCTTTTGGAATCAGGAGACTTTGATAATATTATTGTTCCTTTTCCATTTCAAGTTGATTATCAAAATGAAATTCTAGCAAGAAAAGTTCAAAAATTAATGCATGAGAGCAATTGTATTTTTATCCCGATTTTTATGTCCCAAGGATATCAGAATGAGTTAGCGATTGACATATTAAAGGAAACAAAGAAGCCATACTTCATTCATGAGAATACAGCAATTAAATCTTTTTCAGCCTATGTGAATTATTCTGCTTGCCATAATCGAGAGGATGGTCAAAATGAAAAAACTTTTAAATCCGGCTGA
- a CDS encoding CoA transferase subunit A produces the protein MKKLLNPADALLHIRSGDTLLVGGFGLSGTPLTLIDELAKSDKQDLTVISNNLGEEGRGLGKLLLAGKLKKAKGSYFTTNRDAVKAWSNGELDIELIPQGTLAEAIRCGGAGIGGFYTKTGVGTKLAEGKEEKVIDGESYIFEKAIKGDVAIVKAHKADKLGNLIYDKTARNFNPVMATAANIVIAEVDEIVEAGAFAPEEVVTPHLYVDYIVINRYMKKGGRYIESV, from the coding sequence ATGAAAAAACTTTTAAATCCGGCTGATGCGCTTTTGCATATTCGTAGCGGTGACACATTGCTGGTTGGCGGATTCGGGCTTTCAGGCACGCCGCTGACTCTGATTGATGAATTGGCGAAATCAGATAAACAGGACCTTACAGTCATAAGTAATAACTTAGGAGAAGAAGGGAGGGGGCTAGGTAAGCTTTTGCTTGCAGGTAAATTAAAAAAAGCAAAGGGGTCTTATTTCACTACGAACCGAGATGCTGTAAAAGCGTGGTCAAATGGTGAACTCGACATTGAATTGATTCCGCAAGGTACTTTAGCAGAAGCAATCCGCTGCGGCGGGGCTGGCATCGGCGGGTTTTATACGAAGACTGGTGTAGGAACCAAGCTGGCTGAAGGTAAAGAAGAAAAAGTAATTGATGGTGAGTCATACATTTTTGAAAAAGCAATCAAAGGCGATGTGGCCATTGTGAAAGCGCATAAGGCTGATAAGCTTGGAAATTTAATTTATGACAAGACGGCAAGAAACTTCAATCCGGTTATGGCTACCGCCGCGAACATTGTCATCGCAGAAGTAGATGAGATAGTTGAAGCAGGGGCATTTGCTCCAGAAGAAGTTGTGACACCTCATTTATATGTAGATTATATCGTAATCAATCGGTATATGAAAAAAGGGGGGAGATACATTGAGTCAGTCTGA
- a CDS encoding 3-oxoacid CoA-transferase subunit B, with translation MSQSDRIKIAKRVAKELIEGEIVNLGVGIPTLIPDYLGSKKVYLQSENGLLGMGPSPADEDMDMDLISASKKPITMDIGASLFDSSDSFRMIRGGHIDTAVLGALQVDETGEVANWTVPGQTILGVGGAMDLVAGAKRIIIASMHLSKDGSPKLVKKLTFPSSGARKVDMIVTEHAVFKFIAGEMYLAEILSDVSVETLRMVTDAHFSLLEKPKIKAN, from the coding sequence TTGAGTCAGTCTGACAGAATTAAAATCGCCAAAAGAGTGGCAAAGGAATTAATAGAAGGTGAAATCGTCAATTTGGGAGTTGGCATTCCTACACTTATTCCAGATTACCTAGGTAGCAAGAAGGTTTATTTACAATCTGAAAACGGCCTCCTTGGTATGGGGCCGTCGCCAGCTGATGAGGACATGGATATGGATTTGATTAGTGCCAGTAAAAAGCCTATTACAATGGATATCGGGGCTTCACTCTTTGATAGCTCTGACTCTTTCCGGATGATTCGAGGAGGCCATATTGATACAGCTGTTCTGGGTGCCTTGCAAGTGGATGAAACAGGTGAAGTTGCCAACTGGACAGTGCCCGGTCAAACCATCCTTGGAGTAGGCGGAGCTATGGATTTAGTTGCAGGAGCGAAACGGATCATTATCGCATCGATGCACTTATCAAAAGACGGCAGCCCCAAGCTAGTAAAAAAGCTTACATTCCCAAGCAGTGGTGCAAGGAAGGTCGATATGATTGTGACCGAACATGCAGTTTTTAAGTTTATCGCAGGAGAAATGTATCTGGCTGAAATCCTTTCCGATGTTTCAGTTGAGACATTGCGAATGGTAACAGATGCCCATTTTTCTTTATTAGAAAAACCAAAAATCAAAGCAAATTAA
- a CDS encoding TAXI family TRAP transporter solute-binding subunit, translated as MKKILAVLMTFILMVLAGCSSNEAGSSESKNGEPEAEGAPRDMTFGSATVGGFWYTLSGAMGEKMKEVFPETSVTIVEGGSVSNLLGLSQGTFALGFSNGQTVPEAINGINSFKEKIDNVSTVATLYPNVFHIVVREDSDIYSVQDLKGKKVSPGIKGYSGELAFIDILKLNDMTYDDLGGIEYIGTADGADLLRDGHIDAIVGMISAPVSTFQELDTTLGIRLIPLDDETIKGLHEMNEGYLEYTVEGGTYSNVKEDVKTVAGYTVLLVSDDLMDEETVYKLTKMMVEEKETWATLSPVMKDFNAEYSVTHNVGKLHPGAEKYYKEIGALK; from the coding sequence ATGAAAAAGATTTTAGCAGTATTGATGACATTTATTTTAATGGTACTGGCAGGTTGTTCTTCTAATGAAGCAGGCAGCAGCGAAAGTAAAAATGGAGAACCGGAAGCAGAAGGAGCTCCTAGAGATATGACGTTTGGATCAGCGACCGTTGGCGGTTTCTGGTATACGCTGTCCGGAGCAATGGGCGAAAAAATGAAGGAAGTCTTTCCTGAAACATCCGTCACAATTGTAGAAGGAGGATCTGTTTCTAATCTTCTAGGTCTAAGCCAAGGAACCTTTGCACTGGGATTCAGTAACGGCCAAACTGTACCAGAAGCAATAAATGGAATTAACTCATTTAAAGAAAAGATTGATAATGTCAGCACCGTTGCTACCCTGTACCCAAATGTATTCCATATCGTTGTTCGTGAGGATTCTGATATCTATTCTGTTCAAGATTTGAAGGGAAAGAAAGTTAGTCCAGGGATTAAAGGCTACAGCGGGGAACTTGCTTTCATCGACATTTTGAAACTGAACGATATGACTTATGATGACCTTGGCGGAATCGAATATATCGGCACTGCTGATGGAGCTGACCTGCTTCGTGACGGACATATTGATGCAATTGTAGGAATGATTTCAGCACCAGTTTCCACTTTCCAGGAACTTGATACAACACTTGGGATTCGGTTAATTCCTTTAGATGATGAAACTATTAAAGGTCTGCATGAGATGAATGAAGGCTATCTCGAATATACGGTTGAAGGCGGAACGTATTCCAATGTAAAAGAAGATGTTAAAACTGTGGCAGGGTATACAGTTCTATTGGTAAGTGATGATCTAATGGATGAAGAGACTGTTTATAAGCTTACGAAGATGATGGTAGAAGAAAAAGAGACGTGGGCAACTTTATCACCTGTTATGAAAGACTTTAATGCAGAATACTCAGTTACGCACAATGTAGGTAAACTCCATCCAGGAGCAGAGAAATATTACAAAGAAATTGGGGCACTTAAGTAA